The proteins below are encoded in one region of Nitrosomonas ureae:
- a CDS encoding EAL domain-containing protein, which yields MGTSSEVKLEKAPIAPNHKSRRFRSLRWKISLSSSLILLAVVMLFCFVSYLGLMANFDNQREDNYRRYSREVNSLIQNTSQNLYQLAEMIPFLDGMKKPLLMNDEEAISNVFDSHWALLQFHNSVEFIHFYNPSNQLSASWDSLATNIDDSILLSNWVRQVNQPERPINPLLCRESCIQYIIAPLLVEGKKVGVVVMGISLADVFLAFKRLSGADMGLLIKEQDNLKQGDSDFSHWDIYISALTSKERNLEILNKAAQNYTNMSALSDGIQVRWNDQHFQLKIFPLNSYEPDKAHLVIITDVTAAVNNIYDSIWKIALIGLLGLICSEILLFLIFTRLLAKLKDVAFVLPLLANGQFEKFRLSLASTGRIQRFRDEVDTLSEAAVSLSLQLEKLEQEVSSRTEMLIEQKNELSKERDFVKNLLDTAQAIVLTQDSNGEIMSLNAYGEMLTRYSENELYGKSFLDILIPDYESHDLLFHIKEIHTGQRMQLRHEAITHCKDGTTRHVAWLHSHLSWKSPDEPSILSVGLDVTEYKRVEGHLAWLADHDPLTNLFNRRRFSEELEQVLSRAERYNHPGALLFFDLDRFKYINDTSGHQAGDTLLKMVSSMLAQNIRADDITGRLGGDEFAIILPEINANGAIGVAKKVLDQLSLAQLTINNRTHKISASIGIALFPEHGANIHDLLAAADLAMYQAKAMGRNAWYLFSDKDRSRERIHTLVYWKEKIEYSHLHDNFILYLQPIMHVKSKKISHYEVLLRMQDIDGTVLSPADFIPAAEHTGLIHAIDHMVLRKAIAQVAEIYQAGFQVNFSINLSAHAFNDPELLPILKAELALHQMDPACVMFEITETAALEDLPGARGLMVEIKELGCGFVLDDFGVGFSSFYYLRELPVDVVKIDGSFIRNLSENSDDLILVNALCSVARGFGKKITAEFVESAEILLLIEKMDIDYAQGYYIGKPAPANQFLMK from the coding sequence ATGGGAACTAGTTCCGAGGTTAAATTGGAGAAAGCACCTATTGCTCCGAATCATAAGAGCCGTAGATTCCGCAGTCTGAGATGGAAAATTTCATTAAGCAGCAGTTTGATATTGCTGGCCGTTGTAATGTTGTTTTGTTTTGTTAGCTACCTGGGTTTAATGGCTAATTTTGACAATCAACGAGAAGATAATTACCGCCGTTATTCCAGAGAAGTCAATAGTCTGATCCAGAACACTTCGCAGAATTTATATCAGCTGGCTGAAATGATTCCGTTCCTGGACGGCATGAAAAAACCCTTGCTGATGAATGATGAAGAAGCGATCAGTAATGTTTTTGATTCGCATTGGGCACTGTTGCAATTTCATAATAGTGTTGAATTCATTCATTTCTATAATCCCTCGAATCAATTGAGTGCCAGTTGGGACAGTTTGGCTACCAATATAGATGACAGTATTTTACTGTCAAATTGGGTACGCCAGGTTAATCAGCCCGAACGGCCGATCAACCCGCTACTTTGCCGGGAAAGTTGCATCCAATACATTATTGCGCCTCTACTGGTAGAAGGAAAGAAGGTGGGTGTCGTGGTTATGGGAATTTCCTTAGCGGACGTGTTTTTGGCATTTAAGCGACTCTCCGGCGCCGATATGGGCTTGTTGATCAAAGAGCAGGATAATCTGAAACAAGGCGATTCTGATTTTTCGCATTGGGATATCTATATTTCAGCCCTAACCAGCAAAGAAAGAAATCTTGAAATTCTCAATAAGGCGGCTCAGAACTATACGAATATGTCTGCGTTGAGCGATGGAATTCAAGTGCGCTGGAATGATCAGCATTTTCAATTAAAAATATTCCCGCTCAATTCATATGAACCGGATAAAGCCCATTTGGTTATCATCACGGATGTTACAGCGGCAGTAAATAATATTTATGATTCCATCTGGAAAATTGCATTAATCGGTTTGCTGGGGTTAATTTGCTCTGAAATTTTGTTGTTTCTTATTTTTACCAGGCTACTGGCAAAGCTTAAAGATGTGGCGTTTGTACTTCCACTTCTCGCCAACGGACAGTTTGAGAAATTCCGCTTGTCTCTGGCTTCTACAGGGCGCATACAACGTTTTAGAGATGAAGTCGATACGCTTTCGGAAGCGGCTGTGTCTTTGTCGCTACAGTTGGAAAAGCTGGAACAGGAAGTATCCAGCCGGACTGAAATGCTGATTGAACAAAAGAATGAGCTCAGTAAAGAAAGAGATTTTGTGAAGAATTTGCTGGATACGGCACAGGCAATTGTGTTAACGCAGGATTCTAACGGCGAAATTATGTCATTAAACGCTTATGGAGAGATGCTGACTCGTTATTCGGAAAATGAATTGTATGGTAAATCTTTTCTGGATATCTTAATCCCGGATTATGAATCACACGATCTGCTTTTTCACATTAAAGAAATTCATACCGGACAGAGAATGCAATTGCGTCATGAGGCTATAACGCATTGTAAGGATGGAACAACGCGTCATGTTGCCTGGCTGCACTCGCATTTATCCTGGAAATCTCCCGATGAACCATCAATTTTATCAGTCGGTCTGGATGTCACCGAGTATAAACGAGTTGAAGGACACTTAGCTTGGCTGGCTGATCACGATCCGTTAACTAATTTGTTTAACCGGCGCCGTTTTAGTGAAGAACTGGAGCAGGTACTTAGTCGCGCGGAGCGGTATAACCACCCGGGTGCTCTGTTATTTTTTGATCTGGATCGCTTTAAGTATATCAACGATACCAGCGGGCACCAAGCCGGCGACACATTGCTTAAAATGGTTTCGAGTATGCTGGCGCAAAACATTAGAGCGGATGATATTACAGGCCGTCTCGGGGGGGATGAGTTTGCGATCATATTGCCGGAAATTAATGCCAACGGAGCAATAGGCGTGGCCAAGAAGGTGTTGGATCAACTGAGTCTGGCACAATTGACGATCAATAATCGTACTCACAAAATTTCAGCCAGTATCGGGATTGCCTTATTTCCCGAACACGGTGCCAACATCCATGATTTGCTGGCAGCCGCTGATCTCGCCATGTATCAGGCAAAAGCAATGGGGCGGAATGCCTGGTATCTGTTCTCGGATAAGGACCGCAGCCGCGAACGTATTCATACGCTGGTATATTGGAAAGAAAAAATCGAGTATTCGCATTTACATGATAATTTTATATTGTATTTGCAGCCGATTATGCATGTTAAATCGAAGAAAATTTCACATTATGAAGTATTGTTGCGCATGCAGGATATCGATGGCACCGTGTTATCGCCGGCAGATTTTATTCCCGCTGCAGAGCATACCGGATTAATCCATGCAATTGATCATATGGTGCTGCGCAAGGCCATAGCGCAAGTGGCCGAAATTTATCAAGCTGGATTTCAAGTTAATTTCTCAATCAATTTATCTGCGCATGCTTTCAACGATCCGGAATTATTGCCCATTCTCAAGGCAGAATTGGCATTGCATCAGATGGATCCGGCATGTGTGATGTTTGAAATCACTGAAACTGCGGCACTGGAAGACTTGCCCGGTGCGCGCGGATTAATGGTGGAGATTAAAGAGTTGGGTTGCGGTTTTGTGCTGGATGACTTTGGTGTTGGTTTCTCGTCATTTTATTATTTGCGGGAATTGCCGGTGGATGTGGTAAAAATTGATGGTTCGTTTATACGTAACTTATCCGAAAACAGCGATGATCTTATTCTGGTGAATGCACTTTGTAGTGTTGCGAGGGGTTTTGGCAAAAAAATTACAGCCGAATTTGTCGAGAGTGCAGAAATACTTTTATTGATAGAAAAAATGGATATTGATTATGCTCAAGGCTATTACATAGGAAAACCAGCACCTGCAAATCAGTTCTTGATGAAATAA
- a CDS encoding porin — protein sequence MKMLTCSRLNSYFGNPSKWVAKGVILLFAIGSISAQAQESPAQKQSELIKPLNKRLKSTDLLAQVTETEVSSVTEKPGLVSTAMQWLRSTDRPGDLQFHGFVSQAYITTSDNNVFGNSDNGGSFGLTEAGLNASVRPLPRLQLSAQVLSRRAGEGSSGMPRLDYAIIDYQVYAHEANQFGIRVGRLKNPFGFYNETRDVAFTRPSILLPQSIYFDRTRNLGLSSDSVQLYGDAAIFNWGTFSTQFGVTLPVVDNRDTESSLLGLVRPGSLNREVSYIGRGIFETNDKRLRLGVSGIWLNTSYDPNNKLNDLIGSGALQFTPVFFSAQYNTERWTLTSEYAIRPFHYNNNFGVAEPTARGLNGLDFVGESYYFQGEYRFTPKWEGIVRYDALFTDRSDRDGKDWVAESPTRRSGLAHSRFAKDITVGLRWNVTPQFMLRAEYHYVNGTAWLSGLDNPIDLKTGRPFDTDQHWHLYAIQASYRF from the coding sequence ATGAAAATGTTAACGTGCTCCAGATTAAATAGCTACTTTGGGAATCCATCCAAATGGGTTGCCAAGGGGGTTATTTTGTTATTTGCGATTGGAAGTATTTCTGCTCAAGCTCAGGAATCTCCAGCGCAAAAGCAATCTGAATTGATCAAGCCGCTTAATAAAAGACTGAAAAGCACAGACTTGCTTGCTCAAGTTACCGAGACTGAGGTCAGTAGCGTCACCGAAAAACCCGGATTGGTAAGTACTGCGATGCAATGGTTACGTTCGACAGACCGTCCAGGAGATTTGCAGTTTCATGGTTTTGTCAGTCAGGCCTACATTACGACTTCCGATAATAATGTTTTTGGGAATAGTGACAACGGTGGCAGCTTTGGGCTTACAGAAGCGGGACTCAATGCTTCGGTGCGGCCACTCCCGAGACTGCAACTTTCGGCGCAAGTGTTGTCACGTCGTGCCGGTGAGGGAAGCTCAGGCATGCCACGCTTAGATTATGCTATTATCGATTATCAGGTGTATGCTCACGAAGCTAACCAATTTGGCATTCGAGTGGGTCGATTGAAGAATCCCTTCGGTTTCTATAATGAAACCCGGGACGTGGCATTTACGCGTCCCAGCATCCTACTGCCGCAGTCGATCTATTTTGATCGTACCCGAAATTTGGGACTTTCAAGTGATTCTGTGCAACTTTATGGCGATGCGGCAATATTTAATTGGGGTACGTTTTCTACTCAATTTGGAGTAACACTGCCTGTCGTGGATAATAGAGATACTGAGAGCTCACTGCTTGGGTTAGTGCGGCCAGGAAGCTTGAATCGGGAAGTTTCGTACATTGGTCGTGGAATATTTGAAACGAACGACAAACGACTTCGCCTCGGTGTCAGCGGAATATGGTTGAATACATCCTACGATCCTAATAACAAATTGAACGATCTGATAGGGTCAGGTGCATTGCAGTTCACGCCTGTCTTTTTTTCTGCTCAGTATAATACAGAGCGCTGGACGTTGACTTCCGAATATGCGATACGTCCCTTCCACTATAATAATAATTTTGGAGTCGCCGAGCCAACTGCCCGAGGGCTCAATGGTTTAGATTTCGTTGGCGAGAGTTATTACTTCCAGGGTGAATATCGCTTTACTCCAAAATGGGAAGGTATTGTGCGATATGACGCGCTATTTACTGATCGATCAGATCGCGACGGAAAGGATTGGGTTGCTGAAAGTCCCACACGTCGGAGTGGTTTAGCGCATTCACGTTTCGCCAAAGATATCACGGTGGGTTTGCGTTGGAATGTTACACCGCAATTCATGCTGCGGGCTGAATATCATTATGTGAACGGCACCGCATGGTTATCAGGGTTAGATAATCCAATTGATCTAAAAACGGGGCGACCATTTGATACTGATCAACACTGGCATCTTTACGCAATTCAGGCCTCTTATCGCTTTTAG
- a CDS encoding pyridoxal-dependent decarboxylase, exosortase A system-associated encodes MINQLLEHAPLAQFSVQNDCLQIGGMALTRLVDRVGTTPFYAYDRKKITERVELLRQNLPPEILLHYAIKANPMPAVVQHLASLVDGMDVASAGEMRVALDTILTSEKISFAGPGKKVHELRSAIAAGVVLNIESPQEMESIAQQGVDLGIAPKVAIRINPDFELKSSGIKMSGGSKPFGIDAECVPDVLKRLDLLDLDFVGFHIFSGSQNLNAAAIQEAHEKIVMLAIQLAEYATSPVKLLNIGGGFGVPYFPGDQPLDIAAIGVNLQRLIKRIKQQLPETAVALELGRYLVAEAGIYVCRVLERKVSRGQVFLVTDGGLHHHLAASGNLGQVIRKNYPVVIGNKVQGTAREIVSVVGPLCTPLDKLADQMVMARASVNDLVVVLQSGAYGLTASPTAFLDHPPPIEVLV; translated from the coding sequence ATGATCAATCAACTGTTGGAACATGCACCGCTTGCACAGTTTTCTGTGCAAAACGATTGTTTGCAGATAGGCGGAATGGCATTGACCCGATTGGTGGATCGGGTGGGTACCACGCCGTTTTATGCCTATGATCGGAAAAAAATTACCGAACGGGTTGAACTGCTACGCCAGAATTTGCCCCCGGAAATCTTGTTGCACTACGCGATAAAAGCGAATCCCATGCCGGCTGTGGTGCAGCATCTGGCAAGTTTGGTCGATGGCATGGATGTGGCCTCGGCAGGGGAGATGAGGGTTGCGTTGGATACCATTCTAACCTCTGAAAAGATAAGTTTTGCCGGTCCGGGGAAAAAGGTGCATGAGTTGCGCAGTGCGATTGCTGCAGGCGTGGTGCTGAACATTGAGTCGCCGCAGGAAATGGAGTCGATCGCACAACAAGGCGTAGATTTAGGGATTGCTCCCAAAGTTGCCATTCGCATTAATCCGGATTTTGAGCTCAAGTCTTCCGGGATAAAAATGAGTGGTGGCTCCAAACCATTCGGCATAGATGCCGAATGTGTGCCCGATGTGTTGAAGCGGCTGGATTTACTTGACTTGGATTTTGTTGGCTTTCATATTTTTAGCGGCTCACAGAATCTGAATGCGGCAGCGATTCAGGAGGCGCATGAAAAAATCGTTATGCTTGCCATTCAACTGGCTGAATATGCAACATCACCGGTGAAGTTGCTAAATATCGGCGGCGGCTTCGGAGTGCCCTATTTTCCGGGTGACCAGCCGTTGGATATTGCAGCGATTGGAGTCAATTTGCAGCGTCTGATAAAAAGAATAAAACAGCAATTACCGGAAACCGCGGTGGCACTTGAGTTGGGACGGTATCTGGTTGCCGAGGCAGGCATTTATGTCTGTCGTGTTCTGGAGCGTAAGGTGTCGCGCGGGCAAGTCTTTCTCGTAACGGATGGCGGGCTGCATCATCACTTGGCGGCTTCCGGGAATTTAGGTCAAGTTATCCGCAAAAACTATCCTGTCGTTATCGGCAACAAAGTTCAAGGTACCGCAAGGGAAATTGTTTCAGTCGTGGGGCCGCTATGCACGCCGCTGGATAAGCTGGCGGATCAAATGGTAATGGCTCGGGCATCCGTAAACGACCTAGTAGTTGTTTTACAATCAGGTGCTTATGGTTTGACTGCCAGTCCGACAGCATTTCTTGATCATCCTCCACCGATTGAAGTATTGGTTTGA
- a CDS encoding PEP-CTERM/exosortase system-associated acyltransferase translates to MSDLYQNFQKFFELVVADTAELLEHVYRIRYQVLCVEQRLPGFDPVLCPDQMERDGYDSHSSHVLLRYRPTGEFIGTVRLILPDSSKPEKPLPVELYGQLDPELCDIKALPRQQTAEISRFLVVSRFDRRQGDRRKQVEETEGEKRGVQPEREQRGTQQDRRSSDRRSSLSIGLVLMAGVMRMSVKYNIRHWLSVADPALNKLMGFYGLNFNPIGPPVNYHGIRRPYYVKVEDALEKMYNEHRDAWEVVTDCGEYNLAHTN, encoded by the coding sequence ATGAGTGATTTGTATCAAAACTTTCAGAAATTCTTTGAACTTGTTGTCGCTGATACCGCTGAACTGCTGGAACATGTTTACAGGATTCGCTATCAAGTATTATGTGTTGAACAACGTTTGCCCGGCTTTGATCCGGTATTGTGTCCGGACCAAATGGAAAGGGATGGTTACGACAGTCACTCCTCACACGTTCTTTTGCGCTATCGTCCTACCGGAGAATTTATTGGTACCGTAAGACTGATTTTGCCCGATTCATCCAAGCCTGAAAAGCCTCTACCGGTAGAGTTATATGGGCAGCTGGATCCCGAATTGTGTGATATCAAGGCATTGCCCCGTCAACAAACTGCTGAAATTTCACGTTTCTTGGTTGTTAGTCGGTTTGATCGGCGCCAAGGGGATCGTCGCAAGCAAGTGGAAGAGACTGAAGGTGAGAAAAGAGGAGTACAACCGGAAAGGGAGCAGAGAGGTACCCAACAAGATCGGCGTTCCTCAGATCGTCGCTCTTCACTTAGTATCGGATTGGTACTTATGGCAGGGGTAATGCGCATGTCAGTCAAATATAACATCAGGCATTGGCTGTCAGTAGCGGATCCCGCACTGAATAAATTGATGGGTTTTTATGGTTTGAATTTTAATCCGATTGGTCCCCCGGTTAATTACCACGGTATTCGCAGGCCTTATTATGTGAAAGTGGAAGATGCTTTGGAAAAAATGTATAACGAGCATCGTGATGCATGGGAAGTTGTAACTGATTGTGGCGAGTATAACCTTGCCCATACCAATTAA
- a CDS encoding acyl-CoA ligase (AMP-forming), exosortase A system-associated, protein MTDLIHDLIFATAERSPDAEALWYQDQSMCYAMLARQVEAKAGGLRALGLSRGERVAVYLEKRFETVVALFAAAAAGGVFVPVNPVLKPEQVAYILIDCNVRVLITSLERLKLLQTVLLSCRDLHTIVLVDGKDKLAVIPGFSVVCWEEMGGVNMGVPTIDNDMAAIIYTSGSTGKPKGVVLSHRNLVAGAKSVAQYLQNCSDDRILTVLPLSFDYGLSQLTTAFYAGAANVLMNYLLPRDILGVVKELHITGLAAVPPLWAQLAQLHWEKVPALRYITNSGGAIPRTILDQLRHALPATKIFLMYGFTEAFRSTYLAPEEINRRPGSIGKAIPNTEVMVLREDGSHCVPGEPGELVHRGVLVAMGYWNDAEKTVTCFKPIKSRQAGLTLTEIAAWSGDTVQMDEEGFLYFIERRDEMIKTSGYRVSPTEIEEVIYATECVAEAVAFGIPHPMLGQAIAVIVTAREGVQPDVDRLLSACKKQLPAYMVPSHLEVREGKLPLNPNGKIDRKFLSRQLQLLFSGND, encoded by the coding sequence ATGACCGATTTAATTCATGACCTGATTTTCGCAACCGCGGAGCGGTCGCCGGATGCTGAAGCATTGTGGTATCAGGATCAATCCATGTGCTACGCCATGCTGGCAAGGCAAGTTGAAGCAAAGGCGGGTGGGTTGCGGGCTCTTGGCTTAAGCCGGGGCGAGCGGGTTGCAGTGTATCTTGAGAAACGTTTCGAGACGGTCGTAGCATTATTTGCCGCAGCGGCGGCGGGGGGTGTTTTTGTTCCGGTCAATCCGGTATTAAAACCGGAACAAGTCGCTTATATTTTGATCGATTGCAATGTGAGGGTACTGATCACTTCGCTGGAGCGATTGAAATTATTGCAAACCGTTTTGTTATCCTGTCGTGATTTGCATACGATTGTGCTGGTGGATGGCAAAGATAAACTTGCGGTCATCCCCGGTTTTTCTGTTGTTTGCTGGGAAGAAATGGGGGGCGTCAATATGGGTGTGCCAACGATCGATAACGATATGGCGGCCATCATTTATACCTCTGGCAGTACGGGTAAACCCAAAGGTGTCGTACTTTCGCATCGTAATTTGGTTGCCGGTGCTAAAAGTGTTGCGCAATATTTACAGAATTGCTCTGATGACCGGATTTTGACCGTGCTGCCGTTGAGCTTTGATTACGGATTAAGCCAGCTGACGACAGCTTTTTACGCAGGTGCGGCAAATGTATTGATGAATTACCTGCTGCCGCGCGACATCCTCGGTGTTGTCAAAGAATTGCACATTACCGGATTAGCCGCTGTACCACCCTTGTGGGCTCAACTTGCACAGCTGCATTGGGAGAAAGTCCCTGCGTTGCGCTATATCACCAATTCGGGGGGGGCCATACCCCGTACGATATTAGATCAATTACGCCACGCTCTGCCTGCTACGAAAATATTTTTGATGTATGGCTTTACCGAAGCTTTCCGCTCAACGTATCTGGCGCCGGAAGAAATCAACCGACGTCCTGGTTCTATCGGTAAAGCGATTCCGAATACCGAGGTCATGGTGCTGCGGGAAGATGGGTCGCATTGTGTGCCGGGCGAACCCGGTGAATTGGTGCATCGAGGTGTTCTGGTAGCCATGGGGTACTGGAACGATGCAGAGAAGACCGTGACCTGTTTCAAACCCATCAAGTCACGTCAGGCTGGGTTGACGCTTACAGAAATTGCTGCGTGGTCGGGGGATACGGTGCAAATGGACGAAGAAGGTTTTTTGTACTTTATCGAACGCCGTGATGAAATGATCAAAACTTCCGGTTATCGCGTGAGCCCGACCGAAATCGAGGAGGTTATCTACGCCACGGAATGTGTCGCCGAGGCAGTTGCCTTTGGCATTCCGCATCCGATGCTGGGGCAGGCGATCGCTGTGATTGTTACTGCCAGGGAGGGCGTCCAGCCGGATGTTGATAGGTTGTTAAGCGCGTGCAAGAAACAATTGCCCGCTTATATGGTGCCCAGTCATCTCGAAGTGCGTGAAGGAAAACTGCCGCTCAATCCAAACGGCAAAATTGACCGTAAATTTCTTTCCCGGCAATTACAACTACTATTTAGCGGAAACGACTGA